A stretch of Leucobacter aridicollis DNA encodes these proteins:
- a CDS encoding tyrosine-type recombinase/integrase encodes MARAWVDDLWVKDTVVTLPDGTEQRIAPTAQQLKSLKTLPEHFRTSKFGKGSRWATRWYEEDGGVRRVRQQSFKKRSDAESFEAELEDDIRTGRYVDPSHRERPFDEVAAIWLGSKNRLKGSSFRRYDRELRNYVLPKWAGVQIGAIRREHIDEWVKELMAGTAPHSYKARAKADGEAKVKAMRPLAPTYVQHIVGLTFGGTIRYAVAEGWLARDPLQHVELPRDEREREGLPTLTYQEVEMLAEAASDITRRPGDAALVRLLAYCGPRIGEATALKVGDLDLTVGRAKINRTWTIDREGKRKTGPPKTWESREIPLPGFLIEEIETLVTDMNEDDWVFQSARGEAINDRNWYNRIWKKIRDGQGLDTGFTIHDLRHVAATLSIAAGADVKLVQQMLGHKDATETLNTYAALWPDKIAEVVDLVEERRAQALAA; translated from the coding sequence ATGGCTAGAGCATGGGTCGATGATCTCTGGGTGAAAGACACTGTCGTCACGCTCCCCGACGGAACTGAACAGCGGATCGCACCAACCGCGCAACAGCTCAAGTCTCTCAAGACGCTCCCAGAGCATTTCCGAACCTCGAAGTTTGGCAAGGGGTCGCGTTGGGCTACTCGCTGGTATGAGGAAGACGGAGGCGTCCGGCGGGTTCGACAGCAGTCGTTCAAGAAGCGCTCCGATGCCGAGTCGTTTGAGGCTGAGCTCGAGGACGATATTCGTACTGGCCGCTATGTCGACCCGTCACATCGTGAGCGGCCGTTTGATGAAGTAGCCGCGATCTGGCTGGGTTCCAAGAACCGGCTCAAGGGTTCCTCATTCCGGCGCTACGACCGCGAACTGAGGAACTACGTACTCCCGAAGTGGGCAGGCGTACAGATCGGCGCGATTCGACGCGAGCACATCGATGAGTGGGTGAAAGAGCTGATGGCCGGCACGGCGCCACACAGCTACAAGGCCCGAGCCAAAGCGGATGGCGAGGCGAAGGTTAAAGCGATGCGTCCCCTCGCGCCAACATACGTTCAGCACATCGTTGGGCTGACGTTCGGCGGTACGATCCGGTACGCCGTCGCGGAGGGCTGGCTTGCGCGCGACCCGCTGCAGCACGTCGAGCTCCCCCGCGACGAGCGCGAACGGGAGGGCCTGCCGACGCTGACCTACCAAGAGGTCGAAATGCTCGCTGAGGCCGCCTCAGACATCACTCGGAGACCAGGCGACGCCGCGCTAGTGCGTCTGCTCGCGTACTGCGGCCCTCGCATCGGGGAAGCGACCGCGTTGAAGGTTGGTGATCTCGACCTGACAGTTGGCCGTGCGAAGATCAACCGCACCTGGACGATCGACCGCGAAGGCAAACGAAAGACCGGCCCGCCAAAGACCTGGGAGAGCCGTGAGATACCGCTCCCGGGTTTCTTGATCGAGGAGATAGAAACGCTCGTCACGGACATGAACGAAGACGACTGGGTATTCCAGTCGGCCCGCGGTGAAGCGATCAACGACCGGAATTGGTACAACCGGATCTGGAAGAAGATACGCGATGGGCAGGGGCTCGATACTGGATTCACGATCCATGACCTTCGCCACGTAGCGGCAACTCTCTCAATCGCGGCCGGCGCGGATGTGAAGCTTGTTCAGCAGATGCTTGGGCACAAAGATGCGACAGAAACGCTGAACACTTATGCCGCACTCTGGCCCGACAAAATTGCTGAAGTTGTCGATTTGGTTGAGGAGCGGAGAGCTCAAGCACTCGCCGCGTAA
- a CDS encoding ABC transporter ATP-binding protein — translation MSKVLDIRDLEVTFATDHGDVKAVDGVSLAVQPGRVLAVVGESGSGKTVSARTVLGLLPETAVSRGSVLLASRDGSGTSDVLQLSADALRAVRGRDVAMVFQEPSTALNPVYTIGWQIAEGLRAHEKLSKKQLRARAVEMLALVGLPDPEERVDYFPHQLSGGQKQRVMIAMALALKPGLIVADEPTTALDVTVQAEILDLLRKLRDDLGTAILLITHNMGVVADLADDVAVMYQGKVVEQAPVAEVFANPREDYTKQLLGAVLKLGDGRIRAADRPSDTAAGSASAGEGAPALVAARGLEIQYPGRLGRPGFKAVRGVDFEIRAGEVYGLVGESGSGKSTIGRAIAGLTDATGGSLTVLGHEMVGFKERAFKPLRKRIGFVFQDPASSFNPLLTIAENVAEPLIVHRVARSLQEARPRVDALLESVQLPRAYGDRYPHELSGGQRQRASLARGLALDPQLLIADEPTSALDVSVQARVLELFTELQSELGFATLFITHDLAVVDALADRVGVLYRGELVESGPTAEVLRAPRETYTQRLLASLPVPDPVEQAERRELARALREAEGLQ, via the coding sequence ATGAGTAAGGTACTCGATATTCGCGACCTCGAGGTCACGTTTGCGACGGACCACGGCGACGTGAAGGCCGTCGATGGCGTCTCGCTCGCCGTGCAGCCGGGGCGCGTGCTCGCCGTCGTCGGCGAGTCGGGATCCGGCAAGACCGTCTCCGCTCGGACCGTACTTGGGCTACTGCCCGAGACCGCGGTCTCCCGCGGGTCCGTGCTGCTCGCGTCGCGTGACGGCAGCGGAACGAGCGACGTGCTGCAGCTGTCGGCCGACGCGCTGCGCGCGGTGCGGGGCCGGGACGTCGCGATGGTGTTCCAGGAGCCTTCGACGGCACTGAACCCGGTGTACACGATCGGGTGGCAGATCGCGGAGGGGCTGCGGGCGCACGAGAAGCTCTCAAAGAAGCAGCTTCGGGCGCGGGCGGTCGAGATGCTCGCGCTCGTCGGGTTGCCCGATCCCGAGGAGCGGGTCGACTACTTCCCGCACCAGCTGTCGGGCGGGCAGAAGCAGCGCGTCATGATCGCGATGGCGCTCGCACTGAAGCCGGGCCTCATCGTCGCCGATGAGCCGACGACGGCGCTCGATGTGACAGTGCAGGCCGAGATCCTCGACCTGCTGCGCAAGCTCAGGGACGACCTCGGCACCGCGATCCTGCTCATCACGCACAACATGGGTGTCGTCGCCGACCTCGCCGACGATGTCGCCGTGATGTACCAGGGCAAGGTCGTCGAACAGGCTCCTGTCGCCGAGGTGTTCGCGAATCCCCGCGAGGACTACACGAAGCAGTTGCTCGGCGCCGTGCTCAAGCTCGGTGACGGCAGGATCCGCGCCGCGGATCGGCCCTCCGATACTGCCGCGGGCTCCGCGAGCGCGGGGGAGGGCGCCCCAGCGCTCGTCGCCGCGCGCGGGCTCGAGATCCAGTATCCGGGCAGGCTCGGGCGGCCAGGTTTCAAGGCCGTGCGCGGCGTCGATTTCGAGATCCGGGCAGGCGAGGTCTACGGCCTCGTCGGCGAATCAGGATCGGGCAAGTCGACGATCGGCCGCGCGATCGCCGGCCTCACGGACGCAACCGGCGGCTCGCTCACGGTGCTCGGCCACGAGATGGTCGGCTTCAAGGAGCGGGCGTTCAAGCCGCTCCGCAAGCGCATCGGGTTCGTGTTCCAGGACCCCGCGTCGAGCTTCAACCCGTTGCTCACGATCGCGGAGAACGTCGCCGAACCGCTCATCGTGCATCGCGTCGCGCGCTCGCTGCAGGAGGCGAGGCCGCGCGTCGACGCGCTGCTTGAGTCCGTGCAGCTCCCGCGCGCATACGGCGACCGGTACCCGCACGAGCTCTCGGGCGGGCAGCGCCAGCGCGCCTCGCTCGCGCGCGGCCTCGCGCTCGACCCGCAGCTGCTCATCGCCGACGAGCCGACGAGCGCGCTCGACGTCTCGGTGCAGGCGCGGGTGCTTGAGCTGTTCACCGAGCTGCAGTCCGAGCTCGGCTTCGCGACGCTGTTCATCACGCACGACCTCGCCGTCGTCGACGCGCTCGCCGACCGCGTCGGCGTGCTGTACCGCGGCGAGCTCGTCGAGAGCGGCCCGACCGCCGAGGTGCTGCGCGCGCCGCGTGAAACCTACACGCAGCGCCTGCTCGCGTCGCTCCCGGTGCCCGACCCCGTCGAGCAGGCCGAGCGGCGAGAGCTCGCCCGCGCGCTCAGGGAGGCGGAGGGGCTGCAGTAG
- a CDS encoding helix-turn-helix domain-containing protein: protein MVISWNELRDARERRNLTQEELAEQLGVSTRTITNWERVGVARKAEYKVRRFFGDDLSDGAQRPDPFAEIDYNLEVQRMTLSDRADHEGVSEFALALKEASDGELLEELQRRARKRGLAIISAGITPKHMQREVNQILRGERRRLESQDLNVGGAGNNVQTESDIEVPENVEEEWGLAAHPKTDLPQDHTP from the coding sequence ATGGTCATCTCATGGAACGAACTTAGAGACGCGCGCGAGCGCCGCAATCTCACGCAAGAGGAGCTTGCTGAACAGCTCGGAGTGTCAACAAGGACGATCACCAACTGGGAAAGAGTCGGAGTCGCACGAAAAGCTGAGTACAAGGTGCGCAGATTCTTCGGCGACGATTTGTCCGATGGGGCTCAGCGTCCCGATCCATTCGCTGAAATCGACTACAACCTTGAGGTCCAAAGAATGACCCTTTCCGACAGGGCTGACCATGAAGGAGTCTCCGAATTCGCCCTGGCTCTCAAGGAAGCCTCCGACGGGGAGCTCCTCGAGGAACTGCAACGACGTGCTCGCAAACGTGGGCTGGCCATCATCTCTGCCGGGATAACGCCTAAGCACATGCAACGCGAGGTGAACCAGATCCTCCGCGGTGAACGCCGACGTCTTGAGTCGCAAGATCTGAATGTCGGTGGAGCGGGTAACAATGTCCAAACCGAGAGCGACATCGAAGTCCCGGAGAACGTCGAGGAGGAGTGGGGCCTAGCCGCACACCCCAAGACGGATCTACCTCAGGACCACACGCCCTAG
- a CDS encoding helix-turn-helix domain-containing protein produces MSTRNINGPAVAVIRELMGMRKGEFARRVEIDPGYLTKIEAGSRQPSPAVMKRIAFALGVSIEVVTYPVNAEAAA; encoded by the coding sequence ATGTCAACTAGAAACATCAACGGCCCCGCCGTCGCGGTCATCCGGGAGCTGATGGGCATGCGGAAGGGCGAATTTGCTCGACGTGTCGAAATCGATCCGGGCTATCTCACCAAGATCGAGGCTGGATCTCGTCAGCCGTCACCGGCAGTCATGAAACGGATTGCATTTGCGCTAGGTGTGTCCATCGAAGTGGTGACCTACCCAGTTAATGCCGAGGCGGCTGCTTGA
- a CDS encoding maltokinase N-terminal cap-like domain-containing protein, whose protein sequence is MALLYADTTLVPSKLELIAEWLPKQPWFTGDVAQLARVSGYRLDDPEGEVGIDGILVSAGEDKVYHVPLTYRSAPLDGGEAHLVGTTEHGILGTRWVTAATGDPVYRAVLAQVIAQGGSGSEELLHQPDGSTVPREIAMPIHGSGEPGAQVPELWAAEVSLADGVSVASTGFATLRVIHVPQADAPAARGAAGTLTATWPGQETPVVIATLD, encoded by the coding sequence ATGGCTCTCCTCTACGCAGACACCACGCTCGTCCCGTCCAAGCTTGAACTCATCGCCGAGTGGCTCCCGAAGCAGCCCTGGTTCACGGGCGACGTCGCCCAGCTCGCCCGCGTTTCGGGCTACCGCCTCGACGACCCGGAGGGCGAGGTCGGTATCGACGGGATCCTCGTGTCGGCGGGGGAGGATAAGGTCTACCACGTGCCGCTCACGTACCGCAGCGCGCCGCTCGACGGCGGCGAGGCACACCTCGTCGGAACGACCGAGCACGGCATCCTCGGCACGCGCTGGGTGACCGCAGCGACCGGTGACCCCGTCTACCGGGCCGTGCTCGCCCAGGTGATCGCGCAGGGCGGCTCGGGGAGCGAAGAGCTTCTGCACCAGCCGGACGGCTCGACGGTGCCACGCGAGATCGCGATGCCGATCCACGGGTCGGGAGAGCCCGGCGCGCAGGTACCCGAGCTGTGGGCCGCCGAGGTCTCGCTCGCCGACGGCGTCAGCGTCGCCTCGACGGGCTTCGCGACCCTCAGGGTCATCCACGTGCCGCAGGCCGACGCCCCGGCCGCGCGCGGCGCCGCAGGCACGCTCACGGCGACCTGGCCGGGCCAGGAGACGCCCGTCGTGATCGCCACGCTGGACTAG
- the typA gene encoding translational GTPase TypA: protein MALATREDLRNVAIVAHVDHGKTTLVDAMLRQTNSFDAHADVDDRVMDSNDLEREKGITILAKNTAISYEGEHAKNGPITINVVDTPGHADFGGEVERALSMVDGVVLLVDSSEGPLPQTRFVLRKALEAKHPVILAVNKTDRPDARIPEVVGEAQDLLLGLASDIAEEHPDIDVDAILDVPVVYLSGRAGASSLNEPANGTLPDGDTLEALFGVILEQVPAPTYDDEHPLQAHVTNLDSSPFLGRIALLRVHNGWIHKGETVAWVKSDGTQQNVRITELMLTKALTRYPAEKAGPGDIVAIAGIEDITIGETIADAEDTRPLPLIEIDEPAISMTIGANTSPLVGKVKGHKLTARMIKDRLDRELIGNVSLKVVDTDRPDAWEVQGRGELALSILVENMRREGFELTVGKPQVVTKQIDGKTHEPYEHLTIDTPEEHLGAITQLLAARKGRMENMVNNGTGWVRMEFIVPARGLIGFRSEFMTTTRGTGIANAISHGYDEWAGQIVTRNNGSIVADRSGVVTPFSMINLQERMSFFVQPTQEVYEGMVIGENSRSEDMDVNITKEKKLTNMRAASSDSFESMTPPRVLTLEESLEFAREDECVEVTPEVIRIRKVELDATSRARSASRLKNQK from the coding sequence ATGGCTCTTGCCACACGCGAAGACCTTCGTAACGTCGCCATCGTCGCACACGTCGACCACGGCAAGACCACGCTCGTTGACGCCATGCTGCGTCAGACGAACTCCTTCGACGCCCACGCCGACGTCGATGACCGCGTCATGGACTCCAACGACCTCGAGCGCGAGAAGGGCATCACCATTCTCGCGAAGAACACTGCCATCAGCTACGAGGGCGAGCACGCGAAGAACGGTCCGATCACCATCAACGTGGTCGACACCCCGGGCCACGCCGACTTCGGTGGCGAGGTCGAGCGCGCACTCTCGATGGTTGACGGCGTCGTCCTGCTCGTCGACTCGTCCGAGGGCCCGCTGCCCCAGACCCGCTTCGTGCTGCGCAAGGCGCTCGAGGCGAAGCACCCCGTGATCCTCGCGGTGAACAAGACCGACCGCCCCGACGCCCGGATCCCCGAGGTCGTCGGCGAGGCGCAGGACCTGCTGCTCGGCCTGGCGTCGGACATCGCTGAAGAGCACCCTGACATCGACGTTGACGCGATCCTCGACGTGCCCGTCGTCTACCTCTCGGGCCGCGCTGGCGCATCGAGCCTGAACGAACCCGCCAACGGCACGCTCCCCGACGGCGACACCCTCGAGGCGCTCTTCGGCGTGATCCTCGAGCAGGTTCCCGCACCAACGTACGATGACGAGCACCCGCTGCAGGCGCACGTCACGAACCTCGACTCCTCGCCGTTCCTCGGCCGTATCGCGCTGCTGCGCGTGCACAACGGCTGGATCCACAAGGGCGAGACCGTCGCCTGGGTCAAGAGCGACGGCACCCAGCAGAACGTGCGCATCACCGAGCTCATGCTCACCAAGGCGCTCACCCGCTACCCGGCAGAGAAGGCCGGCCCCGGCGACATCGTCGCGATCGCCGGCATCGAGGACATCACCATCGGTGAGACCATCGCCGACGCTGAGGACACGCGCCCGCTGCCGCTCATCGAGATCGACGAGCCGGCAATCTCGATGACGATCGGCGCGAACACGTCGCCGCTCGTCGGCAAGGTGAAGGGCCACAAGCTCACCGCCCGCATGATCAAGGACCGCCTTGACCGCGAGCTCATCGGTAACGTCTCGCTGAAGGTCGTCGACACCGACCGTCCCGACGCGTGGGAGGTGCAGGGCCGCGGCGAGCTCGCCCTGTCGATCCTCGTCGAGAACATGCGCCGCGAGGGCTTCGAGCTCACCGTCGGCAAGCCGCAGGTGGTTACGAAGCAGATCGACGGCAAGACCCACGAGCCGTACGAGCACCTCACGATCGATACGCCCGAGGAACACCTCGGCGCGATCACCCAGCTCCTCGCCGCACGCAAGGGCCGCATGGAGAACATGGTGAACAACGGCACCGGCTGGGTTCGTATGGAGTTCATCGTCCCCGCGCGTGGCCTCATCGGCTTCCGTTCGGAGTTCATGACCACGACCCGTGGCACCGGCATCGCGAACGCGATCTCGCACGGCTACGACGAGTGGGCAGGCCAGATCGTCACCCGGAACAACGGCTCGATCGTCGCCGACCGCTCCGGCGTCGTGACCCCGTTCTCGATGATCAACCTGCAGGAGCGCATGAGCTTCTTCGTGCAGCCCACGCAGGAGGTCTACGAGGGCATGGTCATCGGTGAGAACTCGCGCTCCGAGGACATGGACGTGAACATCACCAAGGAGAAGAAGCTCACCAACATGCGTGCGGCCTCGTCTGACTCGTTCGAGTCGATGACCCCGCCCCGCGTGCTCACGCTCGAGGAGAGCCTCGAGTTCGCCCGCGAGGACGAGTGCGTCGAGGTGACCCCCGAGGTCATCCGCATCCGCAAGGTCGAGCTCGACGCCACGTCGCGCGCTCGCTCGGCCTCGCGCCTGAAGAACCAGAAGTAA
- a CDS encoding Rha family transcriptional regulator, whose product MTSTSIIETRGGELTISSEIIAERTERDHPSILRTIAEHEEAFAEFGLVRFEIRPRVAGQHGGGEVRFAILNEHQATLMMTFMRNSKIVKAFKVELVKQFYKMRQALTAPAVAAHKAPEVLDLKGQAAILRTLRSSLQPDYADAKARVLLARAMGDEAEIDPARRPLDVQSYLESREIPTSVLRSRRGQFGTLVAKEYRAEFGESPKKVERFVNGVPKQVNGYTEEHRYLFDRAFPKDKVLAEYVDGDPEQLSLGGF is encoded by the coding sequence ATGACCAGCACAAGCATTATTGAAACCCGAGGCGGAGAGCTCACGATCTCCTCCGAGATCATCGCAGAGCGAACCGAGAGAGACCATCCCTCGATTCTCAGGACTATCGCCGAACACGAAGAGGCATTTGCTGAATTCGGCTTGGTCCGATTTGAAATCCGACCAAGAGTCGCGGGCCAGCATGGCGGCGGAGAGGTCCGGTTCGCGATCCTGAACGAGCATCAGGCAACTTTGATGATGACGTTCATGCGCAACAGCAAGATCGTGAAGGCCTTCAAAGTTGAACTGGTCAAGCAGTTCTACAAGATGCGTCAGGCTCTCACCGCACCTGCTGTGGCGGCGCACAAAGCACCTGAGGTGCTCGACCTCAAAGGGCAGGCAGCAATCCTGCGCACGTTGAGGAGTTCGCTGCAGCCTGACTATGCCGATGCGAAGGCTCGTGTCCTTCTGGCCCGTGCGATGGGCGATGAGGCCGAGATTGACCCCGCAAGGCGCCCACTTGACGTACAGAGCTACCTCGAGAGCCGAGAGATCCCGACCTCGGTCCTTCGATCGAGGCGCGGACAGTTCGGAACCCTTGTCGCCAAGGAGTACCGCGCCGAGTTCGGGGAATCACCGAAGAAGGTTGAAAGGTTCGTAAATGGTGTTCCGAAGCAAGTGAATGGCTATACCGAAGAGCACCGCTACCTTTTCGACCGGGCCTTCCCGAAGGACAAGGTCCTTGCTGAGTATGTGGATGGCGATCCCGAACAGCTCTCTCTTGGTGGCTTCTAG